From Nitrospirota bacterium, a single genomic window includes:
- a CDS encoding acyl carrier protein has product MTDQEIIDRTNNVFVESFEIEKERLVPGAHIFTDLGLDSLDIVDLIVALQNAFGVKIRNEERVRDIRTLQDIYVFIASLKGGEGVKSS; this is encoded by the coding sequence ATGACAGATCAGGAGATCATCGACAGGACGAACAACGTGTTTGTGGAATCCTTTGAGATCGAGAAGGAGCGGCTGGTTCCGGGGGCCCATATCTTCACCGACCTCGGGCTCGACAGTCTCGATATCGTCGATCTGATCGTCGCGCTCCAGAACGCCTTCGGCGTCAAGATCCGGAACGAGGAACGGGTGCGGGACATACGGACGCTCCAGGACATCTATGTGTTCATTGCTTCCCTCAAGGGCGGGGAAGGCGTCAAGAGCTCATAA
- a CDS encoding beta-ketoacyl synthase N-terminal-like domain-containing protein encodes MSLKRVAITGIGAVSPLGNGVPALMQGIEEGRSAIRRMEGWEQYIGLHSLVGAPAEMQDEKRIPRQKRRSMGRMSIFAARAADEAVADAGLDLAAEDPWRAGCVIGSTMGSAKSINDAFEIMLPDRDLSRLNSTMFFHCMSHTAAVNVAQYLGLNGMIMAPAAACASALHALGVGYDLIRLGRQDVLLCGGAEELHPTVTGSFDILFATSSKYNDAPARTPRPFDRDRDGLVCGEGSGILVLEDYDRAVRRNARIYAEIIGFSTTANGLHVSQSNRESMVSCMRQAMRDAGTGAGDIDYINAHATATLQGDQEEAEAIRDIFGKTVPVSSLKGYIGHTLGASGAIELAASLSMMQRGVIYPTLNLENVASDCEGIDHVTKPLRKDVRTVLKNGFAFGGINAALVCRKI; translated from the coding sequence ATGTCATTGAAACGCGTGGCCATAACCGGCATTGGCGCGGTATCGCCTCTGGGCAACGGCGTGCCTGCCCTGATGCAGGGGATCGAGGAGGGCCGCAGTGCCATACGCCGCATGGAGGGGTGGGAACAATACATCGGCCTCCACAGCCTGGTCGGCGCTCCGGCCGAGATGCAGGACGAAAAGCGCATCCCGCGCCAGAAGCGACGGTCCATGGGGCGCATGAGTATTTTTGCGGCCCGGGCTGCCGATGAAGCGGTTGCGGATGCCGGTCTCGATCTGGCCGCCGAGGACCCCTGGAGGGCCGGGTGCGTCATCGGGTCCACGATGGGAAGCGCGAAGAGCATCAACGACGCCTTCGAGATCATGCTCCCGGACAGGGACCTGAGCAGGCTCAACTCGACCATGTTCTTTCACTGCATGTCCCATACCGCCGCGGTCAACGTGGCGCAGTACCTGGGATTGAACGGCATGATCATGGCGCCCGCCGCTGCCTGCGCGTCGGCGCTGCATGCCCTGGGCGTCGGATATGACCTGATACGGCTCGGCCGCCAGGACGTCCTGCTCTGCGGAGGAGCCGAGGAGTTGCATCCCACGGTGACCGGGTCCTTTGACATCCTGTTCGCCACGTCCTCGAAGTACAATGACGCTCCTGCGAGGACGCCCCGTCCCTTCGACCGGGACCGTGACGGGCTGGTCTGCGGAGAGGGGAGCGGGATACTCGTCCTCGAGGATTACGACCGGGCGGTCAGGCGGAACGCCAGGATCTATGCCGAGATCATAGGCTTCAGCACGACCGCAAACGGTCTGCATGTGAGCCAGTCGAACCGGGAGTCCATGGTGTCCTGCATGCGCCAGGCGATGCGCGATGCCGGTACCGGGGCCGGGGATATCGATTACATCAACGCCCATGCGACCGCCACCCTTCAGGGCGACCAGGAAGAGGCGGAGGCCATCCGCGATATCTTCGGCAAGACCGTACCGGTCAGCAGTCTGAAGGGCTACATCGGGCATACGCTGGGCGCGTCAGGCGCCATCGAGCTGGCAGCGTCCCTGTCGATGATGCAGCGCGGAGTCATCTACCCGACGCTGAATCTGGAGAACGTGGCCTCCGACTGCGAAGGAATCGATCACGTCACGAAACCGCTGCGAAAGGACGTGAGAACCGTGTTGAAGAACGGGTTCGCCTTCGGAGGTATAAACGCGGCGCTGGTGTGCAGGAAAATATAA